The DNA sequence TCGCAGTGTGTATGATTTATAAATCTTAAATAGAAGCTAACAATAAAAGAGACCTGGATTTCCAGGTCTCTTTTTTTTTACAATAATTTGTCGTGTGATCCTCTGCTAATGGGCAGCTCTGATTCTGTTTTGTCAGTCATCCTGGCTATCCATTTTCGGGAAAGAAGCTTAATGATCTCTCCAATATGGTTTCTGTTTACTATATTGCTTCTGTGAAGTCTGATGAAGTCCTTGCCGAGTTTGCTTTCCAGTTCAGCTAAGGATATATTCACAATATAACTTTTATCATAAAGATGGATTCTGGTGTATTTGCTGTCAGACCTCAGAAAGTAGATGTCTTTGTGATCCACAAATATAATGCGGTTATTGAAAGGAATAGCCAGTTTTGTACTCTTTGTGAGATCATTAAGCAGGGATTCGATCAAGGAATTTCGGTCAGGATTTTGAGAGTAATGCTCAAGTTTATTTAAGGCATTTTTAATTTTCTGCTGAGTTATTGGCTTCAATATATAATCAATTGCATGTGTATCAAATGCTTTTAAAGCGTATTCACTATATGCTGTAGTGAATATTACCAGTGGTAAATACTCAAGTTTGGCTAGAACTTCAAATCCAGTAAGACCAGGAATCTGAACATCAAGGAAAACAATATCAGGTTTTATTCTGTTTATAGATTCCAAAGCATCTATACCATTTGCTGCTTTGCCAATAATCTCCAGTCTATCTGCGTACTTACTGAGAAGCCTTTCCAGGTTCTGCATGGCTATAGGTTCATCTTCGACTAAAAAAGTCCTGTATTTCAAAGTTTTCCTCCCTTAGAGATTTCTATTTTCGCCAAAGTGCCACCATACTCTGCTAATAAAGTAAATACGGCATTTTTCTGATATTGTATTCTGAGTAGTTCGCGCAATGTGGAAATACCAGTTCCTTCTGAATAACTGGTATTCAGTTTGCTCCCTGTATTGAATACAGATAAGATAAATTTCTCAGATGTCTCATTAAGCAGAACTTCTACCTTGCCGCCATCAATGCTTTTTGCCACGCCATGTTTGATAGCATTTTCTACCAGAGTCAAAAGGAGAAGAGGAGGGAGTTGCAAATTTTCAATGTTATTATCAATCTTGAATTCCAGACGCTCTCCAAAGCGGATTTTCTCAATATTCAGATAATCTATAATGGCTTTAAACTCAGAATTAAGGCTGATCAGGGATTGTTCGGTCATCTGCAGATTGTATCTAAGAAGCTCTGCTAATTGCTCGATCATTTCTTCAGCTTTTGCCTGGTTTGAGTAGATCAATCCCGCTATTGAGTTCAGAGTGTTAAATAAAAAATGCGGATTTATTCGGCTCCTTAAGGAACTAAGCTCTAATTGTGTTCGAGCCTGCTTTTCTTTCCAATATTTGATTTTATTTGTTTCAGCTCTGTGTATCAGAGAAAAAATTGTATAACCAGTAATTCCAAATATGAGACTGATAGATAGAAAAAATATCAGGTTTACTGACTGGAAGAAATTTACTTGCACATTTAATAATTTAGAAACGATAATAGTGCCTATAATACCGCCTGTCACTCCACCTGCCATGATCAAAAGTGCAGTAAACAATATCCATAAAAATTTTGGCAAACCCTTGAGGTTAAATGTTACCAGCAACAGCATGATAGCAAATCCTATGCTGTTTGAGTATAACAGGTTGATCAAAAATCTCCTTAGCATCAGGTTTACATCTTCAAAGCCACCTAGAAGCGTGAGTAATATACTTATTACCAGGTTGATCAGGATGAGTGTTAATATCTTTTTCATAGTTAATGGCGCTTATCTTCTTTCTCTTTTCACAATGGCTTTAATT is a window from the Candidatus Stygibacter australis genome containing:
- a CDS encoding LytTR family DNA-binding domain-containing protein, which gives rise to MKYRTFLVEDEPIAMQNLERLLSKYADRLEIIGKAANGIDALESINRIKPDIVFLDVQIPGLTGFEVLAKLEYLPLVIFTTAYSEYALKAFDTHAIDYILKPITQQKIKNALNKLEHYSQNPDRNSLIESLLNDLTKSTKLAIPFNNRIIFVDHKDIYFLRSDSKYTRIHLYDKSYIVNISLAELESKLGKDFIRLHRSNIVNRNHIGEIIKLLSRKWIARMTDKTESELPISRGSHDKLL
- a CDS encoding sensor histidine kinase, encoding MKKILTLILINLVISILLTLLGGFEDVNLMLRRFLINLLYSNSIGFAIMLLLVTFNLKGLPKFLWILFTALLIMAGGVTGGIIGTIIVSKLLNVQVNFFQSVNLIFFLSISLIFGITGYTIFSLIHRAETNKIKYWKEKQARTQLELSSLRSRINPHFLFNTLNSIAGLIYSNQAKAEEMIEQLAELLRYNLQMTEQSLISLNSEFKAIIDYLNIEKIRFGERLEFKIDNNIENLQLPPLLLLTLVENAIKHGVAKSIDGGKVEVLLNETSEKFILSVFNTGSKLNTSYSEGTGISTLRELLRIQYQKNAVFTLLAEYGGTLAKIEISKGGKL